From Haloarcula hispanica ATCC 33960, the proteins below share one genomic window:
- a CDS encoding proteasome assembly chaperone family protein — protein sequence MSSDDISVVLSDDRPPVDTLAVGVSEYGLAGLTAVDYLADQHSMREVGHLRTPGPPFITPFENGTPRHHTRLYVDEAASFAVLVGERFVPPAQAVSLAEAIVTAGQKLDASNMTMLTGVPIAHGPDDHAPFYIATPAYQETYLDDTAIRPMGNGFLDGLSAELVTRGIDESFPTGVFTTPTHPQAPDAAAAIRLLTALKETHAIQIDTGPLEAFAANIEAHYQALAERLDAADTDLLPDDRMYM from the coding sequence ATGTCTTCCGATGACATCTCGGTGGTCCTCTCGGACGACCGACCACCGGTCGATACGCTGGCAGTCGGCGTCTCGGAGTACGGTCTGGCCGGCCTCACAGCCGTCGATTATCTCGCCGACCAGCATTCGATGCGCGAAGTCGGCCATCTGCGGACGCCGGGACCGCCGTTCATCACCCCATTCGAGAACGGAACGCCGAGACATCACACGCGGCTGTATGTCGACGAAGCAGCGTCGTTTGCCGTCTTAGTCGGTGAGCGGTTCGTGCCGCCGGCCCAGGCTGTGTCGCTCGCTGAGGCAATCGTGACGGCTGGGCAAAAACTGGACGCTTCGAACATGACGATGCTCACCGGTGTCCCCATCGCACACGGCCCGGACGACCACGCCCCATTCTACATCGCAACGCCGGCGTACCAGGAAACGTATCTCGACGACACCGCCATCAGACCGATGGGGAACGGGTTCCTCGACGGATTGAGTGCGGAGCTTGTCACCCGAGGTATCGATGAGTCGTTTCCGACAGGCGTGTTCACGACGCCGACGCATCCGCAAGCGCCCGACGCCGCGGCCGCGATCAGACTGCTCACCGCGCTGAAAGAGACCCATGCAATCCAGATCGACACCGGTCCGCTGGAGGCCTTCGCCGCAAACATCGAGGCCCACTACCAGGCGCTCGCAGAACGGCTGGACGCTGCCGATACCGACCTACTGCCGGATGACCGAATGTATATGTAA